From Homalodisca vitripennis isolate AUS2020 chromosome 1, UT_GWSS_2.1, whole genome shotgun sequence, the proteins below share one genomic window:
- the LOC124352814 gene encoding homeobox protein ceh-30-like, with amino-acid sequence MTDLFRMMQNPLLGYKPLQFLGAPMLLMAGGAPSSSGSDSGSPSPPVTPGKSFTIDAILGLHNNSTNSAIDYSSRSIAEDKSGDCTSGGRKSGKSKRVRTIFTPEQLERLEAEFERQQYMVGPERLYLAHALQLTEAQVKVWFQNRRIKWRKQHLELQQQRLAALKQQQHLLQHDQELESDQENSRGEQQHFMVAQE; translated from the exons ATGACGGACTTGTTCAGGATGATGCAGAACCCCTTGTTGGGCTACAAACCCTTGCAGTTCCTGGGTGCTCCCATGCTGCTGATGGCGGGCGGCGCCCCCAGCTCCTCCGGAAGTGACAGCGGCTCCCCCAGCCCTCCAGTAACTCCCGGGAAATCGTTCACCATCGATGCCATCCTCGGCCTTCACAACAATTCCACAAATTCTGCCATAGACTACAGCAGCAGATCTATAGCCG AGGATAAAAGTGGAGACTGCACATCTGGCGGGAGGAAGAGCGGGAAGTCCAAGAGGGTCAGGACCATCTTCACACCCGAGCAACTGGAGAGGCTGGAAGCAGAGTTCGAGAGACAGCAGTACATGGTGGGACCAGAGCGACTGTATCTCGCCCACGCCCTGCAACTTACAGAAGCCCAG GTGAAGGTGTGGTTCCAGAACAGAAGGATAAAGTGGAGGAAACAGCACCTGGAACTGCAACAGCAGAGGCTGGCGGCGCTGAAGCAGCAGCAACACTTGCTTCAGCACGACCAAGAGCTGGAGAGTGATCAGGAGAACAGCAGAGGGGAGCAGCAACATTTTATGGTGGCTCAGGAATAG